A region of the Candidatus Cloacimonadota bacterium genome:
CGGAGGCAAAGCTTATTCGAAATCAGCAAAGATAGCGGTTCAAAAGAATGCAGTTTCTCCACCCGCACCAGCTAGGATATTGTACAATCCCCGAAATATATCAGCTCTATTTGTAACAACTTACAGAGCTTCTAGGGAACACTTTATTATTTTAAGAGCTAATCTGTAGGGGAAAAGTGGAGATTAACTCATGTTAGTTCTTTCGATACTTTTCTGGTAATCACTATAGGGTATCCTAAACAAGATCCTGTTGTCACTGCGAACGCCGAGCCTGGATATTTCCGGGTGGCGTTCGTTTTTTTTGGCGATCAAATGTAGCGTAACCGCAATCAAAATAGAGCCTTATAACGCCTCTGCGCAGTATGTTCTTGACAGATACTACGGAGAAGATATTCTTACAGAATAAACATAAACAATGAGGTGAAGCGTTCATGATCACCAAGCAAATCAGTATTTCCTTACCTACAAAAATCAATCCCAAACTCCCCGCCCATATCTTCAGCAAGGCGATGCTCAAGAAATGATCGCAATCGTAGGTGCAGGTCCTGCGGGTCTGGCAGCAGCCATAGCATGCGGAAAAGAGGCAGTAATTCTGGAGCGCAATCCTATGGCGGGCAAAAAACTCTTGCTTTCGGGCAGCGGACAGTGCAACTTTACAAATTCCTGCGATAGCGAGAGCTTCCTGAAAGCCTTGGGTGAATTCCGCAACTGGCTCAAACCCGCCTTCTACGCTTTCGACAATCGTGCTTTTATCCGCCTTTTGGAGGATGCTGGCTGTCCGGTATTTATTCGAGAAGATGGCAAAGCATTTCCCCAAAGCCGAAAATCCGCGGATGTACGGGATACCCTGCTCAGACTCGCCTTAAGTCGCGGGGCTACCATCCGCACGGCTTGTAATATCTCTGGGATCAGCATCCGGGACGGCGGTTTTACGCTATCCACAGATGACAGCAGGCAATTTGCCGCATCTGCTATCATTCTGGCTGCAGGAGGAGCTTCCTGGCCCCAATCCGGCAGCGACGGCTCTTCCTACCGTCTGGCACAAAGCCTGGGTCACAGTATAATTCCACCTCGGCCGGCTTTGGCTTCTATCCGCATCAAGGACTACTCGGCATTCTGCACCTGCGCCGGAGTATCGCTGAAGGCTTC
Encoded here:
- a CDS encoding aminoacetone oxidase family FAD-binding enzyme is translated as MIAIVGAGPAGLAAAIACGKEAVILERNPMAGKKLLLSGSGQCNFTNSCDSESFLKALGEFRNWLKPAFYAFDNRAFIRLLEDAGCPVFIREDGKAFPQSRKSADVRDTLLRLALSRGATIRTACNISGISIRDGGFTLSTDDSRQFAASAIILAAGGASWPQSGSDGSSYRLAQSLGHSIIPPRPALASIRIKDYSAFCTCAGVSLKASLYFGKHCATGDLLFTHTGFSGPLILDNSRSLNAGDHIYLCLADASQISALIQNNPKKRVTSILQMLGLPQSLAMALCNKHGIPADIAATNLKAPERKALTSLLEKTPFTIVGIEGLESSMSDF